In Halopelagius inordinatus, a single genomic region encodes these proteins:
- a CDS encoding electron transfer flavoprotein subunit alpha/FixB family protein: protein MPAIDPGEYDISALGPELREIEDAEELREILAAERDGKDRDAVISLVESRIEKFEGDDGETDADALDLTEMSTAEVGNALTDIDDPAELESILEREESGENRDGVKRLVENRLDSVRGSEEGGEREEREPPEERHPELDHPTNDKRHVRALEGGVYRDMWVYCETQAGDLVDVSKEMLGKARELMDGYNEEYGGDERVVAVLIGDDVEKHTDDVIAYGADVVVSHEDARLSRFQHKPYTEIFCDMARAGATHEDGESRGGRDEAWRDYDKPRYVLFPATNNGRDLSALVQAELDSGLASDCSGLYIEDEVISNPVKTGAAGDKKNFERVLHMKRPDFSGFEYSTILCLDNPTREFHPQGASVIPGSFDVPEPDAERDGEVVEHDVPLDDEWFRVSVTDHDRLDEGVDLTGNDVVVAVGRGIGDAPTRGMELALELADQFEEADVGVSRGIVTGSYQFEGHVERYTTEDRQIGETGQVVAPDLYVAAGISGAVQHKVGMDESDTIVAVNTDPDARIRDFSDYFVEGDLFEVLPRLTEALKEGRTDFASVAAAGDAAATDGGRPAGTTPDSDARRTGGEAGE from the coding sequence GTGCCCGCAATCGACCCCGGCGAGTACGACATCTCGGCGCTCGGCCCGGAACTGCGGGAGATAGAGGACGCCGAGGAACTCAGAGAAATTCTCGCGGCCGAACGCGACGGGAAGGACCGCGACGCCGTGATTTCGCTCGTCGAGAGCCGCATCGAGAAGTTCGAGGGCGACGACGGGGAGACGGACGCCGACGCTCTCGACCTGACGGAGATGAGCACGGCGGAGGTGGGCAACGCTCTCACCGACATCGACGACCCGGCGGAGTTAGAGTCCATCCTCGAACGCGAGGAGTCCGGAGAGAACCGAGACGGCGTCAAGCGACTCGTGGAGAACCGCCTCGACTCCGTTCGCGGAAGCGAGGAAGGAGGCGAACGCGAGGAGCGAGAACCGCCCGAGGAGAGACATCCCGAACTCGACCATCCGACGAACGACAAGCGACACGTCAGAGCGTTGGAGGGCGGCGTCTACCGCGACATGTGGGTGTACTGCGAGACGCAGGCGGGCGACCTCGTCGACGTGTCCAAGGAGATGCTCGGGAAGGCCCGCGAACTGATGGACGGCTACAACGAGGAGTACGGCGGAGACGAACGCGTCGTGGCCGTTCTCATCGGCGACGACGTCGAGAAACATACCGACGACGTGATAGCCTACGGCGCGGACGTCGTCGTCTCCCACGAGGACGCGCGACTGTCGCGGTTCCAGCACAAGCCGTACACGGAGATATTCTGCGACATGGCCCGCGCGGGCGCGACGCACGAGGACGGCGAGTCGCGCGGCGGCCGAGACGAGGCGTGGCGCGACTACGACAAACCGCGGTACGTCCTCTTCCCGGCGACGAACAACGGCCGGGACCTGTCGGCGTTGGTGCAGGCCGAGTTAGATTCGGGTCTCGCGAGCGACTGCTCGGGTCTCTACATCGAAGACGAGGTCATCTCGAACCCCGTCAAGACCGGCGCGGCGGGCGACAAGAAGAACTTCGAGCGCGTGTTGCACATGAAGCGGCCGGATTTCTCGGGGTTCGAGTACTCGACGATTCTCTGTCTCGACAACCCCACCCGCGAGTTCCACCCGCAGGGCGCGTCGGTCATCCCGGGAAGTTTCGACGTGCCCGAACCCGACGCCGAACGCGACGGCGAGGTGGTCGAACACGACGTCCCACTCGACGACGAGTGGTTCCGCGTCTCCGTAACGGACCACGACCGGTTGGACGAGGGCGTGGACCTGACGGGCAACGACGTCGTCGTCGCCGTCGGGCGCGGTATCGGCGACGCGCCGACGCGCGGGATGGAACTGGCTCTCGAACTCGCAGACCAGTTCGAGGAGGCGGACGTCGGCGTCTCTCGCGGCATCGTCACCGGTTCGTACCAGTTCGAGGGCCACGTCGAACGGTACACGACCGAGGACCGCCAAATCGGCGAGACGGGACAGGTCGTCGCGCCGGACCTGTACGTCGCCGCGGGCATCTCGGGGGCCGTCCAGCACAAAGTCGGTATGGACGAGTCAGACACCATCGTCGCCGTCAACACCGACCCCGACGCGCGCATCCGCGACTTCTCCGATTACTTCGTCGAGGGCGACCTGTTCGAGGTACTCCCCCGACTGACGGAGGCGTTGAAGGAGGGGCGCACGGACTTCGCGTCCGTCGCCGCCGCGGGCGACGCCGCCGCCACGGACGGCGGCCGACCCGCGGGGACGACACCCGACTCGGACGCGCGACGGACGGGAGGTGAGGCCGGTGAGTGA
- a CDS encoding electron transfer flavoprotein subunit beta/FixA family protein yields MHVVTLTKGVPDFREGQVSFDEDGHLERGKTPTVMNPNDSHALDAALQTHVRHGGRASVVSMGPPGYKDVLREAMETAYADDLLLVSDREMAAADTWATAITLSAGIERLGDPDIVFAGFKTADGETGHTGPQTAWCLDMPIVTHVVSLDVDEESETLRARRLVEGDIAEMETVELSLPAFVVADPEFEPSYRTAEHRLTLKDKRAEAAARAEEYEEHLTVWDHADLNLDPDYIGLDGSPTIVSSVDPIPKAPAEREATMVDPGDAEGMTEVLETMQSHAAGDAAAAGGD; encoded by the coding sequence ATGCACGTGGTCACTCTGACCAAGGGCGTCCCCGACTTTCGAGAGGGACAGGTATCGTTCGACGAGGACGGCCACCTCGAACGAGGGAAGACACCGACGGTGATGAATCCGAACGACTCGCACGCCCTCGACGCGGCCCTCCAGACGCACGTCCGCCACGGCGGCCGTGCGAGCGTCGTGAGCATGGGTCCGCCGGGGTACAAAGACGTGCTTCGGGAGGCGATGGAGACGGCGTACGCCGACGACCTGCTTCTCGTCTCGGACCGAGAGATGGCCGCGGCGGACACGTGGGCGACGGCCATCACGCTCAGCGCCGGAATCGAGAGGCTCGGCGACCCCGACATCGTCTTTGCGGGGTTCAAGACGGCCGACGGCGAGACGGGTCACACCGGCCCGCAGACGGCGTGGTGTCTCGACATGCCCATCGTGACGCACGTCGTCTCGTTGGACGTCGACGAGGAAAGCGAGACGCTCCGCGCGAGACGCCTCGTCGAGGGCGACATCGCGGAGATGGAGACGGTCGAACTGTCGCTTCCGGCGTTCGTCGTCGCCGACCCCGAGTTCGAACCGTCGTATCGCACGGCCGAACACAGACTCACGCTGAAGGACAAACGCGCCGAGGCGGCGGCCCGCGCCGAGGAGTACGAAGAACATCTGACGGTGTGGGACCACGCCGATTTGAATCTCGACCCGGACTACATCGGCCTCGACGGCTCTCCGACTATCGTCTCCTCTGTGGACCCCATCCCGAAAGCGCCCGCCGAACGCGAGGCGACGATGGTAGACCCCGGAGACGCGGAAGGGATGACCGAGGTACTGGAGACGATGCAGTCGCACGCCGCGGGCGACGCGGCGGCCGCGGGGGGTGACTGA
- a CDS encoding 4Fe-4S dicluster domain-containing protein produces MAIDPNFETNREKVGEENGVAVWGPVDPPEQRGIHGTHVAVDYDICIADGACLEDCPVDVFTWVDTPGHPESEIKVEPTHEDQCIDCMLCVDVCPVDAIDVDPGRAGRT; encoded by the coding sequence TCGATCCGAACTTCGAGACGAACCGCGAGAAGGTCGGCGAGGAGAACGGCGTCGCCGTCTGGGGACCGGTGGACCCGCCCGAACAACGCGGCATCCACGGAACGCACGTCGCCGTCGACTACGACATCTGCATCGCCGACGGCGCGTGCCTGGAAGACTGCCCCGTGGACGTGTTCACGTGGGTAGACACCCCCGGTCACCCCGAGTCGGAGATAAAAGTCGAACCGACGCACGAAGACCAGTGCATCGACTGCATGCTCTGTGTCGACGTCTGTCCGGTGGACGCCATCGACGTAGACCCCGGACGCGCCGGACGGACCTGA